From the genome of Schaalia odontolytica:
CTCTATCTCGCCGAGGAGGCCGCAGCCCTGGACCTGATCGCCGACGGCCACACCGCCCTCGACGCTCATTAAGCAGCTGAGCCAGGACCGCGCCCTCGCGGAGGCCGACACCCTCCTCCTGACGATCCCTAACCAGCTCGGATTCGAGGAAAACTGGTCGATTATCCGCAACTTCGCGGAGTACGTGGCCCCCGCGCTCGGGTGGGAGCCGGCGCGTCCGGGTGCCCTCCCGACGGGCTACGACATCGACGAGGCCGGGGCCGAGTAGCCGGTCCCGCGCGGTTCGGTGACTGGGAGTAGGCGACTCGGTTATCGCATCTTGCCGTCTGTGATCGGGAGAGAGGTGTCAAGCGTCGATCAGCGCCTCGTCATTAAGCCGGGGTGGGGCATTGGGATGCCCCACCCCGGTTTCCCTTTTTGTGTGTGCTGGCATACACTGGTCGGACACTATCCATGCAAGACGATGAGGTCTTCTCATAATGGCTCGACGCTCCAAGGGCGCGGTGTCAATCAATCCGCGCTCCGCTCAGAATATGTCCACGCGACCGGCAGATTTTGCCAAGAAAAAGCAGGCGATCAGCCCGGTCAAGGTATTCGGCGCCGTAGCGGCGCTGGCGTGTATCGTGACCTGCCTGTTCGTGCAGCTACCCGGCCTGGATGTGGCCGGCACGCGCATGTTCGGCATCTTCCTGGCGGCGATTCTGCTGTGGGTGACGGAGGCGGTGCCGCTCGCGGGCACGGCGGTCCTCGTCATTTTCCTGGAGGTCCTGTTCATTTCGGACCACGCGCTGCTGAGCGTGGGTGAGGGCGCCCCGGCATACACGAAGTTCTTCGGTGCCCTGGCTAACCCGGTTATCATCCTGTTCCTGGGCGGCTTCATGGTGGCCGATGGCGCCGCCAAGTACAAGCTGGACCGTGCCCTGTCGGCCGTGCTCCTCAAGCCATTCATGGGCAAGCCGCGCCTGACCGTCATGGGCGTCATGCTGATCACCGCGATCATGAGTATGTTCATGTCGAACACGGCGACCACGGCGACGATGTTCGCCGTCATGATGCCCGTCATCATGGCCCTGCCCGAGGGCAAGGCACGCACCGGCATCGCCCTGTCGATCCCGGTCGCCGCGAACGTCGGCGGCATGGGCACGCCGGTCGGCACGCCCCCGAACGCGATCGCTCTGGGCGCCCTGGAGAACGCGGGTGTGAAGGTGACCTTCCTGCAGTGGATGCTCGCGGCTGTCCCGCTCATGCTGATCCTCCTGGCGCTGTCGTGGGCGTTCATCGCGTGGCGTTACATCCCCACCGACGCCAAGTTTGATATCGACACGTCGGCGCGCTTCGAGAAGTCGCGCAGCGCGATCATCTTCTACTCGGTCGCTGGCCTGACGATCCTCCTGTGGATGACGGAGTCCCTGCACCACATTTCCGCTAACGTCGTCGGCTTCCTGCCGGTCGTGGTCCTCCTGATGACGAAGGTGATGAGCGGGGATGACCTGCGCGCCCTGGACTGGCCGGTCCTGTGGCTGGTCGCGGGCGGTATTGCGTTGGGCTCGGGCGTGGCCGCTACGGGCCTCGACAAGTGGATGCTCGGATCGATCCAGTGGGCCTCGATCCCCGGCATCCTCCTGATCTTCGTGCTGGCCCTCGTGGGCTGGGTGACCTCGAACGTCATTTCGCACTCCGCGTCCGCGAACCTCCTGATCCCCATGGGCATGGGCCTGGCGACGACGGTCTCCACGAGCGCCGCCGAAATCGCCATCGTCATCGCCCTGGGCTGCTCGCTCGGCATGTGCCTGCCGATCTCGACTCCGCCGAACGCGATCGCGTACTCGACGGGCACGACTCCCACCCGCGAGATGGCGATCGTCGGCATCGTCGTGGGCGTCGTGGGCATCATCCTCCTGGCGTTCATCGCGCCGCTGACCTGGGGATTCATCGGGGTGATGTGACGTGTCCGGGGACGAGGCCATGGTCGGGTCGGGGGCGGTGCGCCCCCGGCCGGGGCTGGCCCACGGGTGGACGCAGGGGCCGGCGGCGGAGGACGCATCGGTGCTGGCCCGCACGGACGTGCGAAGCGGCGGGCACCGAGCCGGCTACCCGATTCACATGCTGGTCGTGGGCGACGACTCGCGCTCGATTGCCGCGCCCGTGACGAGGGATCTGGCGCATGCTTTCCCGGGCCTGTGTCTGGACCGTATCGATGGGATCGAGGACCTGGCCGGCTACGAGGCCAGCCTGAAGCCGGGCGACCACGTGCTGATGGGCCTGGTGACCTCCGAGGTCGATGACATCGATGCGCTCATTGACCGGGCGAGGACCTTCCCGGCGATGCAGCGCATGCAGTGGGTGGTGGTGACGGATAAGTCCGAGCATCGCGACCTGGCTCGGTGCATGCAGTCCTGCGCGCTCGCGTCTGTCTTGAAGTCCCCGTGGACGGTGCCGCTGCTGTCGGGTCAGGCGTATTCGACGATGGTGCGCTACCTGCAGGGGTGCGGCTATTCGGATAGGCAGATCCGCTCGCTCATCGCCGATCCGCCGCCTTTCGCCGTGCAGGGTCCGCTCTTGGAGGGCCTGGACCGCGACGAGCACGCGGTCGTCATGGAGCTCCTCGCCGGCGTCGAGCGCGTGCTCGGCCAGAGGCCTCGGCTGATTGTCCCCGAGGGGACGCAGCTGGTGACCCAGGGCGAGCCGGTGGGCGCCGTCTACCTGGTGCTCGACGGTCAAGTGTCGCTGAACAGGGATTCCCCGCAGGGCGAGGTCTTGGCGCACCTGGCGTCGTCGGGACCGCTCATCGGCCTCGTGTCGCTGGCCCGCGCGGAGGACGCGTTTTTCACGGGCGAGACGGCGACCGAGGCGACGCTGGTGCGCCTGACGACCGAGCAGCTCCAGATCGTCATCTCTGAGGACCCGTCGATCGGCGCGACCCTGACGGCGCTTGCGATCCGCTCGCTGACGCGCCGCCTCATGCGCGCCGAGGACCTTCACCTGCAAAACGCGATGCTCGCCGAGGACCTCGAGGCCCAGAAGGAGGCCCTGGCCGCCACTCTTGAGGACCTGCGCGCCACCCGCGCCGAGCTGGTCGAACGCGCGCGCTTCGCGATGCTTGGCGAGCTGAGCGCCGGTATCGCCCACGAGCTCAACAACCCGGTGACCGCCCTCGTGCGTGCCGCCAAGCATCTGCACGAGGATGTCGATGCGGCGCTCGCGGCACCGGCCACGGCCTCGTCGAGGGAGGCGATGGCCCGCGCCCTCACCGCGCCCCCGCGCTCCACGTCGGTTGAGCGCGCCCTCATGAAGGAGCTCCTGCCCGTCGTCGGTGACCGCACGCTCGCGCGGCGCCTTGTGCGCGCGGGGGTCCAGGGGGCGGACGGCGCGCGTGCGCTCGCGCAGATCCCGGGCGGTATCGACGCGTACGAGGCCGGGGCGCGCCTGGGCGGATCCCTGCGTTCGGTGCTCGCCGCGGGCGACCGCGTCATTGAGCTGACCCAGTCCCTGAAGGGCTACGCGCGCCCGGATGCCGAGGACCTCAAGCCCGTGGACGTGCGCGAGGGCATCGACGACGTCCTGCGCCTGACCGCCCACAGGGTGCGCGGTATCCGCATCGACTGCGACTACGAGGACGTGCCGCCCGTGTGTGCGCACCCGGCTAAGTTGCAGCAGGTGTGGACGAACCTCATCATCAACGCGGCCGAGGCCATCGAGGACGAGAACGCCGACCTGGTCGCGGCAGCCGAGGCCTCGGGCGGCGTGCCTGAGCTGCCCGCCCGCGGCGAGGCCGAGGCCCTCATCCGCATCACCGTGCGTCCCACGCCCGAGGGCGTGAGCGTCACTATCCACGACAACGGCCCGGGCATCGACCCGGGAATCGTCGACAAGATTATGGAGCCCCACTTCACCACCAAGGCGGGGCGCGTCCGATTCGGCCTGGGCATGGGCATGTCCATCGTCCGAAGCATCATTGCCGATCATGGGGGCACCCTCACGATCGATTCTCACCCGGGATCCACGATCATGCGGATCTCGATGCCCGCCCAACCACACGAGGAGGAATCATGACCCTGACAATCCTGTCCCTTGAGGACGAAGCAGACGTGCGCGACGCACTCGAGCGCGATCTTGAACAGTTCTGGGACAAGATCCGGCTCGAAGTCGCCGAGGACGTTGACGACGCGTGGGCCGTCATCGACGAGATCGTCGAGGACGGGGACGAGCTCGCGCTGGTGCTGTCCGACCATCGCCTGCCCGGAAAGTCGGGCGTGGATTTCCTCGTGGAGCTCATGAAGGACGAGCGCTTCGGCGCGACCCGCACGGTCCTGGTCACCGGGCAGGCCGACCAGTCTGACACGATCCGCGCGGTCAACCAGGCGGGCCTGGACTACTACATCGGCAAGCCCTGGAACCCCGAGGAGCTGCGCACGGTCGTACGCGACCAGCTCACCGAGTATGTCCTGGAGACCGACGTGGACCCCCTGCCCTACGTGAGCGTGCTCGACGGCGTGCGCGTCATGGAGGCAATTCGCTAAACCCTTGACAAAAGGGCCGCCGCACAACCAACGACGGTTGCGCGGTGGCCCTTGTTGTCTCTGTCAGCCCTGGGCCTGCTGGCCCGGGTCGTTGCACATGGTGATGCCTTCGAAACCGGCCGCGCCCAGCACCTGGAAGATCTCGTCGAGGAGGACCATCGGCTCGGCCGTGCCCGCCGCGAACTCGGGGTGGCGGATCTCGATGGCGGCCATCCCGCGAGGATCCGTGACTGGCTCGGTGTCGAACTTCTGGGACAGTAGGAGGTTCGCCTCCTCCAGGTCAGCGGGGGAGCCGAACGCCCAGGTCACGGCCTTGTTGCCAGCGCCCGTGGGGGTGCGCTGAATATACATGCGCGTCATGAGGATATGGCGGCCGTGGCGGGGGAACACGTCGCCCACGCGGGTGAACAGCGCGATGTCCGCCAGGTCCCCGCCCAGCGACGAATCCACGAGCGCGTAGGCGTAGGCGCCGATGCCGCGCAGGGTGAGGGCGTCCGCGAGGAGGCCCATGACCTCGTCGTCGAAGGGCTCGGGCTGGAAGTACACGCCCTCGCCGACCTCCGGCACGTCAGGGCCGAGGAGCGTGATGTCGAAGCCGGCGTCCGCCAGCGCGTCCCGCACGAGCGCAACGTTGTGCTCCGGGAAAGGGTGCAGCGCGGCCGCGTTCGCGGCGATGCGCTCGATAAACACGTAGGTGGAAAAACCAAGCTCAGCCATGCGCTCATTGTAAGCGCGCGACAAGCACAGCATGCGACGAGGCCGTGGCGCCCCGGGCGGTCGTCAGGTGACCACGAGGGGAGGCCACGGCCTCGTCAAGGAAGGAGAGTCAGCGCAGGCACAGGCCCTGTTCGTTGAGGACCTCCATGATGGGGGAGACGTGCGCGCCGCCCACGCCGATGTTGGTGGCGACCAGGTGCGAGAAGGACTCGAGGCGCGAGCCCGAGCGCAGGTCGTAGTACTCGGTGACCTCGCGGTCGTAGTCGGCCAGAGTCTCGGTGTAGGACTCGACGCGCGGGTAGGTGTTCTTCGCGGTCATGATGGACAGGGGCATGCGCGGCTTCTGGCCCGGATCCTGGTCCGGGTGGCCGACGAGCAGGCCGACGATCGGGAAGGTCAGCTCCGGCAGCTCCAGCGCCTTTACGACGGGGCGCGGATCGGCGAGGATCGAGCCGAGGTAGACGGTGCCCAGGCCCATCGACTCGGCGGCCACGACCACGTTCTGCGCGGCCAGGAGCGCGTCCTCCAGCGCCGTGAGGAACAGGTTGATAGACCCCAGGGCCTCCGAGGAGACGCCCTGCTCGGCGCGGATGCGGCTGTTGCGGTACAGGTCAGCGACGAAGATGAACAGGTCGCCCTTCGTGCCGCCCACGTAGGGCTGGCCGGAGGCAGCACCGATCGCCTCGCGCTGATGTGTAGGACCGTGCAGGACTGCAGGAACGAGGAGGTGGCGGTGTGGCGCGCCACGTCCATCAGCGTGGTGACCTCTTCCTCGGTGAGGGGCTGGTCCTTGTAGGCGCGGATCGTCCGGTGGGCGAGCTGGCTCGCAATCGTCTCGTTCGTCATGCGTTCATTCTACGATTGGGTGCGTGAAACAGATAGAGCCTTTCGGTCCTTTTGCGCTGGCAGCAAACGTCACCCCCGTCGCCGTCCCCTCCCCGGCCGGCGAGCTCAGTGGCCTGCTGACCGGCCCGAGCGCCCCCGCCCTCGTCGATGGCACGCCTGCGATCTCGGCGGTGTCGGCCCCGGGTGGCGCGGGGGAGAACCGCGCGCTCCTCGTCCCCGGCTACACGGGATCCAAGGAAGACTACTCGACCGTCCTGCCGTTCCTCGGGGAGGCGGGATGGGACGTCCTCGCGTACTCGCAACGAGGCCAGGGCGGGTCCGCCGCGCCCGCCGGCCTGGGCGCGTATGGGATGAGCGACTTTGTCGGTGACCTCATCGCCGTCGCCGAGGCCTGGGCCGGGACCACGGGTCGCGTGCACCTCGTGGGCCACTCCTTCGGCGGCATCGTCGCGCGCGCGGCCGTCGTCAAGCGCCCCGACCTCTTCGCCTCCGTCACCCTGTTCTGCTCGGGCCGGGCTGTCTACGACTGGATGAACACCCTGCCGATTCTCGACCCCCTGCCCACGGGCCCCGGCGCGCGCCAGCAGGTGCTGCGCACCTACTTCCCGGACATGAACTTTGACGAACCCGGCGTCGGATGGGCAGAATTTCAACGTATTCGCGCGCTGGACACGGCCTCGGAAAACCTGGTGGGCATCGCCCGCATCCTCTCCCAGCTGCGCCCCGACACCCCGGCGCTCGCGGCCACGGGCGTGCCCGTGCATGTGCTGTACGGGGACCAGGACGAGATCTGGCCGCCCTCGTGGTACGCCGAGGAGGCCGCCGACCTGGGGGCCCGCGAGAGCATCATTCGAGGGGGCACGCACAGCCCGCAGTTGCAGTTCCCGCAGCAGTGGGCGGAGTTAGCCAGCTCCTACTGGGCGGACGTGGAGTCGGGGGCGCTGGTCTGGTCCATGTGATGTGGGAGGGTGTGACATCGTCCCAAAACGGGCCTTGTGATGCATATCTGTGAGGATGGATGCTTAGTATGGTGTTTATGAACAAGCGTTCCATCCTTACTGCAGTGCTGGCGCTCGGCCTGGGCATCTCCGCCCTGACCGGCTGCGCCACCGATTCCGATTCCGCTCACTCCTATGTGACCCCGAAGGACGTCAAGACGGTCGAGCGTCCCATCGCTCAGATCGACGAACACGGCATCAAGGTCCCCGAGAAGCGCGACCTGAAGATCAAGCTGGCCGACTCCGACAAGGCCGCCAAGTGGAAGATCGAGGTCTCTGACCCCACGGCCCTCGAGGTCGGCAAGTCCGAGAAGAACGTCGTCACCCTGCACCCGCTGCGTGCGCTGGGCGAGGACGACGACCCGGTCACCGTGAGCCTGACCGATCCGGACGGCATCACGACCGACTTCAAGGTGACCATCACCCAGGGTGCCAACTGATTCCATACTGACAACGCTGTGGGCCCAGGATCTGCGGATCCTGGGCCCTTTGCGTTGCCTCGTGCGGGAGACCGGAAGCGGGGCACCCGTGGTGTGTCGGTGCCCCGCCCGGTCGTTAGTGCAGAATGCGCGCCAGGAAGTCCCTGGTGGCTTGCTCGCGCGGGTTATCGATGACCTGCTCGGGCGGGCCCTGTTCGACGATCTGTCCGTTTCGCAGGAACACGACGCGGTCTGCCGCCTGGCGGGCGAAGCTGATCTCGTGCGTCGCCATGAGGATGGTCGAGCCCTGCTCCTTGATCTCACGCACAAGGTCCAGGACCTCGCCGACGAGGACCGGGTCCAGTGCCGCCGTGATCTCGTCCAGGAGGAGCAGCTCCGGGTTCGTGGCGAGCGCGCGTGCGATGGCGACGCGCTGCTGCTGGCCGCCCGAGAGGCGATCCGGGTACTCCTTCGCCTTGTCCTTCAAGCCGATGCGGTCCAGCAGCTCCATGCCGCGCTCGTGCGCGCGTTCCTTCTTCCAGCCGTGCACCTTGCGGGCCGCGAGCGTCACGTTGTCCAGCACCGACATGTGCGGGAACAGGTTGTAGTGCTGGAACACGACGCCAATGCGCGCGCGGATCTGATCCGCGTTCGCGCGCGGGTCCGTGATGTCCTCGCCAGCCAGGAAGATCTGGCCGTCGTCGACCCGCTCCAGCAGGTTCGCGCAGCGCAGCAGCGTCGACTTACCCGAGCCCGAAGCGCCCAGAAGGACCACGACCTCGTGCGCTGCGACGTCCAGGTCCAGGCCGCGCAGGACGACGTTGTCGCCGAAGCGCTTGACGACGCCGACGGCGCGCAGAACCGGGGTGGTGTTGTCCGAGGCGGGGGAGGCCTCGTTCATCGTGGGGACCGACATCAGACGGTGCCTCCCATCTGCTCGCGCTTACGCAGTCGGGCCGTGTACCAGTCCGACAGGCGAATGAAGGGGAACGACAAAA
Proteins encoded in this window:
- a CDS encoding SLC13 family permease produces the protein MSTRPADFAKKKQAISPVKVFGAVAALACIVTCLFVQLPGLDVAGTRMFGIFLAAILLWVTEAVPLAGTAVLVIFLEVLFISDHALLSVGEGAPAYTKFFGALANPVIILFLGGFMVADGAAKYKLDRALSAVLLKPFMGKPRLTVMGVMLITAIMSMFMSNTATTATMFAVMMPVIMALPEGKARTGIALSIPVAANVGGMGTPVGTPPNAIALGALENAGVKVTFLQWMLAAVPLMLILLALSWAFIAWRYIPTDAKFDIDTSARFEKSRSAIIFYSVAGLTILLWMTESLHHISANVVGFLPVVVLLMTKVMSGDDLRALDWPVLWLVAGGIALGSGVAATGLDKWMLGSIQWASIPGILLIFVLALVGWVTSNVISHSASANLLIPMGMGLATTVSTSAAEIAIVIALGCSLGMCLPISTPPNAIAYSTGTTPTREMAIVGIVVGVVGIILLAFIAPLTWGFIGVM
- a CDS encoding alpha/beta fold hydrolase; this translates as MKQIEPFGPFALAANVTPVAVPSPAGELSGLLTGPSAPALVDGTPAISAVSAPGGAGENRALLVPGYTGSKEDYSTVLPFLGEAGWDVLAYSQRGQGGSAAPAGLGAYGMSDFVGDLIAVAEAWAGTTGRVHLVGHSFGGIVARAAVVKRPDLFASVTLFCSGRAVYDWMNTLPILDPLPTGPGARQQVLRTYFPDMNFDEPGVGWAEFQRIRALDTASENLVGIARILSQLRPDTPALAATGVPVHVLYGDQDEIWPPSWYAEEAADLGARESIIRGGTHSPQLQFPQQWAELASSYWADVESGALVWSM
- a CDS encoding amino acid ABC transporter ATP-binding protein; translation: MSVPTMNEASPASDNTTPVLRAVGVVKRFGDNVVLRGLDLDVAAHEVVVLLGASGSGKSTLLRCANLLERVDDGQIFLAGEDITDPRANADQIRARIGVVFQHYNLFPHMSVLDNVTLAARKVHGWKKERAHERGMELLDRIGLKDKAKEYPDRLSGGQQQRVAIARALATNPELLLLDEITAALDPVLVGEVLDLVREIKEQGSTILMATHEISFARQAADRVVFLRNGQIVEQGPPEQVIDNPREQATRDFLARILH
- a CDS encoding sensor histidine kinase yields the protein MVGSGAVRPRPGLAHGWTQGPAAEDASVLARTDVRSGGHRAGYPIHMLVVGDDSRSIAAPVTRDLAHAFPGLCLDRIDGIEDLAGYEASLKPGDHVLMGLVTSEVDDIDALIDRARTFPAMQRMQWVVVTDKSEHRDLARCMQSCALASVLKSPWTVPLLSGQAYSTMVRYLQGCGYSDRQIRSLIADPPPFAVQGPLLEGLDRDEHAVVMELLAGVERVLGQRPRLIVPEGTQLVTQGEPVGAVYLVLDGQVSLNRDSPQGEVLAHLASSGPLIGLVSLARAEDAFFTGETATEATLVRLTTEQLQIVISEDPSIGATLTALAIRSLTRRLMRAEDLHLQNAMLAEDLEAQKEALAATLEDLRATRAELVERARFAMLGELSAGIAHELNNPVTALVRAAKHLHEDVDAALAAPATASSREAMARALTAPPRSTSVERALMKELLPVVGDRTLARRLVRAGVQGADGARALAQIPGGIDAYEAGARLGGSLRSVLAAGDRVIELTQSLKGYARPDAEDLKPVDVREGIDDVLRLTAHRVRGIRIDCDYEDVPPVCAHPAKLQQVWTNLIINAAEAIEDENADLVAAAEASGGVPELPARGEAEALIRITVRPTPEGVSVTIHDNGPGIDPGIVDKIMEPHFTTKAGRVRFGLGMGMSIVRSIIADHGGTLTIDSHPGSTIMRISMPAQPHEEES
- a CDS encoding response regulator, translated to MTLTILSLEDEADVRDALERDLEQFWDKIRLEVAEDVDDAWAVIDEIVEDGDELALVLSDHRLPGKSGVDFLVELMKDERFGATRTVLVTGQADQSDTIRAVNQAGLDYYIGKPWNPEELRTVVRDQLTEYVLETDVDPLPYVSVLDGVRVMEAIR